The Methanobrevibacter sp. genome segment ATTTAGGTATTCCAAAATATTTATATAATGTTATAGATATAATTAGGTGTACCTAAAAATAGGGGGAGTGTACTTGAGAGGAAGATATGGAAAAGGCCATTCATCAATCGGACTGGAACTTGGAATGCATTTGTTTTCTGAATTTTTACGAACATCTCACAAATCAAGATGGCGCATAGGAAATGACATCAAGAAATGCACATTATGTGGCAAATGTGAATTTGTATGTCCTGTAAATGCAATAACAGTAAGCGTACATAATCAAACATGGACATTAAACAATAGACGTTGCACACAATGCCTTAAATGTGTCATGAAATGTCCGACCCGTTGTCTTGACCAGGTCAGATTATAACCGTATGTAACTTTTAGGTATAACTAACATTTTACTTATTTTTTTTAGTATAATTAAGTTTACATTATTTTTTTAGGTTTAACTCAATTTT includes the following:
- a CDS encoding 4Fe-4S dicluster domain-containing protein, with product MRGRYGKGHSSIGLELGMHLFSEFLRTSHKSRWRIGNDIKKCTLCGKCEFVCPVNAITVSVHNQTWTLNNRRCTQCLKCVMKCPTRCLDQVRL